Proteins encoded by one window of Sciurus carolinensis chromosome 12, mSciCar1.2, whole genome shotgun sequence:
- the Il19 gene encoding interleukin-19 isoform X2, with protein sequence MKVQRVSLWLLGAMLILCSVRTHPLRRCWISMDMRHVEESFQEIKRAIQTRDNFHNVTILSTLGALQSIKPLDVCCVTKNLLAFYVDRVFKDHQEPNPQILRKISSIANSFLYMQRTLQQCVQRQCRCSQEATNATKIIHDNYDQLEVQSAAIKSLGELNVFLAWIDKNHQETSAA encoded by the exons ATGAAGGTACAGCGTGTTTCCCTCTGGCTCCTGGGTGCAATGCTCATTCTGTGCTCAGTGCGCACCCACCCCCTCAGGAGATGTTGGATTTCCATGGACATGCGCCACGTAGAAGAGAGTTTCCAAGAAATCAAAAGAGCCATT CAAACTAGGGACAACTTCCACAACGTCACCATCCTGTCCACACTGGGGGCGCTGCAGAGCATTAAG CCTTTAGACGTATGCTGCGTGACCAAGAACCTCCTGGCATTCTACGTGGACAGGGTGTTCAAGGATCATCAGGAGCCGAACCCCCAAATCTTGAGAAAAATCAGCAGCATTGCCAACTCCTTCCTCTACATGCAGAGAACTCTGCAGCAATGT GTGCAGAGACAATGTCGCTGTAGTCAGGAAGCCACCAATGCCACCAAAATCATCCATGACAACTATGATCAG CTGGAGGTCCAGTCTGCCGCCATTAAGTCCCTGGGAGAACTCAATGTCTTTCTAGCCTGGATTGACAAGAATCATCAGGAAACTTCTGCTGCTTGA
- the Il19 gene encoding interleukin-19 isoform X1, whose protein sequence is MKVQRVSLWLLGAMLILCSVRTHPLRRCWISMDMRHVEESFQEIKRAIQTRDNFHNVTILSTLGALQSIKPLDVCCVTKNLLAFYVDRVFKDHQEPNPQILRKISSIANSFLYMQRTLQQCQVQRQCRCSQEATNATKIIHDNYDQLEVQSAAIKSLGELNVFLAWIDKNHQETSAA, encoded by the exons ATGAAGGTACAGCGTGTTTCCCTCTGGCTCCTGGGTGCAATGCTCATTCTGTGCTCAGTGCGCACCCACCCCCTCAGGAGATGTTGGATTTCCATGGACATGCGCCACGTAGAAGAGAGTTTCCAAGAAATCAAAAGAGCCATT CAAACTAGGGACAACTTCCACAACGTCACCATCCTGTCCACACTGGGGGCGCTGCAGAGCATTAAG CCTTTAGACGTATGCTGCGTGACCAAGAACCTCCTGGCATTCTACGTGGACAGGGTGTTCAAGGATCATCAGGAGCCGAACCCCCAAATCTTGAGAAAAATCAGCAGCATTGCCAACTCCTTCCTCTACATGCAGAGAACTCTGCAGCAATGT CAGGTGCAGAGACAATGTCGCTGTAGTCAGGAAGCCACCAATGCCACCAAAATCATCCATGACAACTATGATCAG CTGGAGGTCCAGTCTGCCGCCATTAAGTCCCTGGGAGAACTCAATGTCTTTCTAGCCTGGATTGACAAGAATCATCAGGAAACTTCTGCTGCTTGA